Proteins encoded in a region of the Trypanosoma brucei gambiense DAL972 chromosome 11, complete sequence genome:
- a CDS encoding tRNA pseudouridine synthase, putative — MLVAFFSYSLPPLSYFTRVFVAKMRVGWTTRSPVKSKWIWELEPSRLHAIDFFTYRLGLFSDPSTKCTRKVAVDGSNGKISNKKRNANRLNKLSEPLNPIPSPYGGELTKAHNTAGDGCSRIFSFSPLKLMQRMMREWEEQQRELSSRDEEIMAREEAQMASIMKHPSALFGDEAAVLYKFGMGAFVSPNAPGFSGIFRQHWKDFLVTEMVYDSEGEDGKPLSRELDWTIPALPDCFRSVDESDTKYVHGGSTTSGENRINSFFTVDIGGQLKQIMKEDSGEGDSKRTGVEPLTGNPSGAASRNKSRLEGNGQDEDSSEFRTGKFYLQCYLRKQHIAHSVALSNIAQTLRMHPSCISVAGIKDYIGDTLQRVRLQNVTPASALEANRVFRKKKWAMTLSDFSYHTEPLFPGRLFGNHFKIVLRDVTVPKACIQQAVYELQTHGFPNYYGCQRFSWFGGTNDAAFAILNQNWLAFAFRFLGYTSRELTLRELLQREKKYPNPVQDEYRRNIVRRLRSIAIEPSELDTAPFLACPSLGAPLTATDGGPVSKKQELILLQLQGAYLDLSVMSRRLTAQRLCSYLWNQVLTLRLHHFGGKEVLEGDMVLPEVLRRVQTSPEERTDWYRQGIHLVETEEERERTSIMNVIHPGFSFNSMRLPQNAVGEYFLQVCQKYHLEWHSRHSRLGIHDFFEPPRPIIRKPMNLRYDYDTESCKLTLEFSLERGSYANVVLTELMKQARCVGSSDILTLPAPDAMWELGNRDPGYVTSLQDIYEGFQDGVGFVNEEHVLPFVGDVKPWDYNTGPLFLPESADPVRKAHRWGSRHLIRNMARREQDEEEMRLRLFEKPLAKTLKDGEVSCYAGHTVPLPPNAKAKRIFFKVLRRQRRYPGAPKTTPRIKRGAEVQRRETARVPFKTINKNTWNVTW, encoded by the coding sequence ATGTTGGTTGCATTTTTCTCTTATTCCCTTCCCCCACTGTCTTATTTTACACGTGTATTTGTTGCAAAGATGAGGGTGGGGTGGACAACTCGCTCCCCAGTGAAGTCAAAATGGATATGGGAACTTGAGCCGAGCAGGCTCCACGCTATCGACTTTTTTACCTACCGTCTCGGGCTTTTCAGCGATCCCTCCACGAAGTGTACCAGGAAGGTCGCAGTCGACGGTAGCAACGgcaaaataagcaataaaaaacgaaatgCGAATCGATTAAACAAACTCTCTGAACCTTTGAACCCTATTCCGTCACCCTATGGCGGGGAGCTTACGAAGGCGCACAATACCGCAGGCGATGGATGCAGTAGGATTTTCTCATTCTCTCCCTTGAAGCTGATGCAACGGATGATGCGCGAGTgggaagagcagcagcgagAGCTTTCGTCGCGAGATGAAGAAATCATGGCGAGGGAAGAAGCGCAAATGGCTTCTATTATGAAGCATCCATCCGCATTGTTCGGGGATGAAGCAGCGGTCCTGTACAAATTTGGCATGGGTGCCTTCGTTTCACCGAACGCACCGGGCTTCTCGGGAATTTTTCGGCAGCATTGGAAGGACTTTTTGGTCACGGAAATGGTCTACGATAGTGAGGGAGAAGATGGCAAACCACTTTCCCGCGAGCTCGATTGGACTATTCCAGCACTTCCTGATTGTTTTCGTTCAGTTGATGAATCAGATACCAAATATGTGCATGGTGGCAGCACGACTAGCGGTGAAAACCGCATCAACAGTTTCTTTACCGTCGATATAGGAGGGCAGttaaaacaaataatgaagGAAGATAGCGGCGAGGGAGATAGCAAAAGAACGGGGGTGGAACCCCTAACGGGTAATCCGTCTGGCGCAGCCTCACGAAATAAATCTCGACTAGAGGGAAACGGCCAGGATGAGGATTCGAGCGAATTTAGGACGGGGAAGTTTTACCTTCAGTGCTACCTCCGTAAGCAGCATATTGCACACAGCGTCGCGCTCTCCAACATCGCTCAAACTCTTCGAATGCACCCCTCCTGTATATCCGTAGCCGGTATTAAGGACTACATTGGGGACACGCTGCAAAGGGTCCGGTTGCAAAATGTCACTCCAGCATCAGCGCTAGAAGCAAATCGTGTCTTCCGCAAGAAAAAGTGGGCGATGACACTTTCCGACTTCTCATATCATACGGAACCACTATTTCCTGGGCGGCTGTTCGGTAATCACTTTAAAATTGTCCTTCGAGATGTGACGGTGCCAAAGGCATGCATTCAACAGGCGGTGTACGAGCTCCAGACGCATGGGTTCCCGAACTATTACGGATGCCAGCGGTTCTCGTGGTTTGGTGGGACTAATGATGCTGCTTTCGCTATACTAAATCAAAACTGGTTAGCTTTCGCGTTCCGCTTTCTCGGGTATACCAGTCGTGAGCTGACACTCCGAGAACTGCTACagcgtgaaaaaaaatatccgAACCCAGTACAAGACGAGTATCGTCGCAATATCGTACGCCGTCTTCGATCCATCGCAATAGAACCCAGTGAATTGGATACGGCTCCATTTCTTGCATGTCCCTCCCTTGGTGCCCCGTTGACCGCTACCGATGGTGGGCCCGTGAGCAAGAAGCAAGAGTTGATACTTCTGCAGTTACAAGGTGCGTATCTTGATTTGAGCGTGATGAGTCGGCGTCTCACAGCACAGCGTCTCTGTAGCTACTTGTGGAACCAAGTGCTAACACTTCGGCTTCACCACTTCGGTGGTAAAGAGGTTTTGGAAGGTGATATGGTTCTACCCGAGGTGCTGCGGCGTGTGCAAACCTCACCAGAAGAACGGACTGACTGGTACCGACAGGGTATTCATCTCGTTGAAactgaggaagaaagagagagaacgTCCATTATGAATGTTATTCATCCTGGTTTCTCCTTCAATTCCATGCGGTTGCCGCAGAACGCGGTAGGGGAGTATTTTCTTCAGGTGTGTCAAAAGTACCACCTGGAATGGCACAGCCGCCACTCGAGGTTGGGGATTCACGACTTCTTTGAGCCACCGCGCCCTATTATTCGTAAACCAATGAACCTGCGGTATGACTACGACACTGAGTCATGCAAGTTGACGCTTGAATTTTCTCTTGAGCGTGGCAGCTACGCTAATGTTGTTCTTACAGAGCTCATGAAACAAGCTCGTTGTGTTGGTTCCTCTGATATTCTTACCCTTCCCGCTCCCGATGCAATGTGGGAGCTTGGAAACCGCGATCCTGGATACGTCACATCCCTGCAAGACATATACGAAGGATTTCAAGACGGTGTTGGGTTTGTGAATGAGGAACACGTCCTACCTTTTGTTGGGGATGTCAAGCCGTGGGACTATAATACCGGGCCGCTCTTTCTACCGGAGAGTGCAGATCCTGTGCGCAAAGCACATCGTTGGGGATCACGGCACCTGATTCGGAATATGGCCCGCCGGGAAcaagatgaggaggaaatgaggTTGCGACTATTTGAGAAACCACTCGCCAAAACACTTAAAGATGGCGAAGTGAGCTGTTACGCCGGGCACACGGTTCCCCTTCCACCCAATGCTAAGGCGAAGAGAATATTCTTTAAAGTCCTCCGCCGGCAGCGTCGCTACCCCGGGGCACCCAAAACCACGCCACGTATCAAACGCGGTGCAGAGGTTcaaaggagggaaacggCTCGTGTGCCGTTTAAAACCATTAACAAGAATACGTGGAACGTGACGTGGTGA
- a CDS encoding protein kinase, whose protein sequence is MLSKLFRYDTKLQGKQELSTADHRSLLELSMTDNITSVEIPQYRVRGTFVEYVIECTKRNMTWQVFRRYQQFKALDQSLKQLCSRGSSRHCDYGVIPVLCGSHWTEVTNQSIDLVEKRRRHLEIYLRQLLVPGNVFYVAKTVIYDFLHDGAVPAQHQRRAIRPLIGFATPDSLADLHLENRNGEGSASRLGAASTLNDKSISMLGPSAVGESDRVDDGVGDEEEEPCKSPPGETVESGEECEDLPSADNSEAEDVRVPPPGSLCRQCNAEFSSVLYPHRCFFCRQQFCRDCLHPVELEEGEVARSCVQCYENFARKTCKPQYPPTPMASTPILQCAPAGGALDPLNLLGSTSHVRTDVTLSDFKLVTTVGRGTFGKVMKVIFREDGKVYAMKVLNKCVIHKRRMIEYIREEKNIMSSLPSHPYIVTCHFAFQTDYHLFFVLDYLPGGDMHSRVYPKLKLTESDVRLYIAELVLALQHLHRHDIAHRDVKLENIVLGEDGHLKLTDFGLARMNFSRQRRRSFVGSPEYLPPETIQGKYQTKAVDWWSAGVMLYEMLSGKTPFYSAYNCEIYNNVLKAELDLTAPCFTPEAASLIEQLLQSHPKARLQDAGAIKAHPYFASIDWAALEGKKISAPIQLDLMGNDMKYIKWKFTAEWAVIYKPPGVTRATIDLLINRFSNFAHVSEGTPPTPHLPIGQQQEEVSDGVTNPPDITGVWNVVKVEMQTEDGKITHPWGSAVCGVLAYFPEGQFSMQLTSYMRPHLRQQFVDRAVREDLVEMCNSYAGSFGKYQIKPGSNIITHRLHGCLCPNLTGSTQKYFFEVRERKENGAKVLKLFTACNALPGEDISAQTVLTWERTGSC, encoded by the coding sequence ATGCTATCCAAGTTATTCCGGTATGACACGAAACTTCAGGGGAAGCAGGAACTCAGTACCGCTGATCACAGGTCGTTACTTGAGCTTAGTATGACAGACAACATTACATCCGTAGAGATTCCGCAGTACAGGGTGCGGGGGACGTTTGTTGAGTATGTGATTGAGTGCACAAAACGAAACATGACGTGGCAGGTGTTTCGGCGTTACCAGCAATTTAAGGCACTTGACCAGAGTCTGAAACAACTATGCTCACGCGGATCCTCAAGGCACTGTGACTACGGGGTCATTCCTGTCCTCTGCGGTAGCCACTGGACGGAAGTAACTAACCAGTCAATCGACCTCGTAGAAAAACGGCGGAGGCACTTGGAAATTTACCTCCGCCAGTTGCTCGTCCCGGGGAATGTATTTTATGTTGCTAAAACCGTGATTTACGATTTCCTTCACGATGGCGCGGTTCCTGCGCAGCACCAAAGGAGGGCCATACGACCACTAATTGGCTTTGCAACGCCAGACTCGTTGGCAGATCTCCACTTGGAAAACAGGAACGGCGAAGGGAGTGCGAGCCGGTTAGGGGCGGCCTCAACTCTCAACGATAAATCGATTTCTATGCTTGGGCCATCTGCTGTTGGTGAAAGTGATCGAGTGGATGATGGTGTCGGggacgaagaagaggagCCCTGCAAATCACCTCCAGGAGAGACCGTAGAGAGCGGTGAGGAATGTGAAGATTTACCATCAGCTGACAACAGTGAAGCTGAGGACGTGCGTGTGCCGCCACCAGGCTCCTTGTGCAGGCAATGTAACGCTGAGTTTTCTTCTGTGCTGTATCCGCAtcgttgtttcttctgtAGGCAACAGTTTTGTCGCGACTGCTTGCATCCAGTCGAACTTGAAGAAGGAGAGGTCGCTAGATCATGTGTTCAATGTTATGAAAACTTTGCTCGAAAGACCTGTAAACCCCAATATCCCCCAACTCCCATGGCTTCAACACCAATACTTCAGTGCGCACCTGCTGGTGGTGCGTTGGACCCGTTGAACTTACTCGGTAGTACGTCCCACGTGCGAACAGATGTAACACTTTCTGACTTTAAGTTAGTTACAACTGTGGGACGTGGCACGTTTGGCAAAGTGATGAAAGTTATCTTTCGTGAAGATGGCAAGGTTTATGCTATGAAAGTGCTCAACAAGTGTGTTATTCACAAGCGGCGAATGATCGAGTACATCAGGGAGGAGAAGAATATCATGTCCTCTTTACCCTCGCATCCGTACATTGTAACATGTCACTTCGCATTTCAGACTGACTACCATCTTTTCTTCGTACTGGACTACCTCCCTGGTGGAGACATGCACTCGCGTGTTTACCCTAAACTCAAACTAACTGAATCGGATGTCCGTTTGTATATTGCTGAACTTGTACTCGCACTCCAACATCTGCACCGTCACGACATTGCCCATCGTGACGTCAAGCTCGAAAACATTGTCTTGGGAGAAGACGGACATCTTAAACTGACAGATTTTGGACTGGCACGCATGAATTTCTCACGGCAACGCCGTCGCAGTTTTGTGGGGAGTCCGGAGTACCTTCCGCCAGAAACGATTCAGGGGAAGTACCAAACGAAGGCTGTGGATTGGTGGAGTGCGGGGGTCATGCTGTACGAAATGCTGAGTGGGAAGACGCCGTTTTACTCGGCGTACAATTGTGAAATCTACAACAATGTGTTGAAGGCGGAGTTGGACCTCACAGCCCCGTGTTTCACGCCAGAGGCCGCCTCACTCATTGAACAACTGCTTCAAAGCCATCCAAAAGCAAGGTTGCAGGACGCAGGGGCAATAAAGGCTCATCCTTACTTTGCATCGATCGATTGGGCTGCTCTCgaaggtaaaaaaatatCTGCCCCCATACAGCTTGATCTTATGGGAAATGATATGAAATACATCAAATGGAAGTTCACGGCAGAGTGGGCTGTTATATACAAACCTCCTGGAGTGACACGTGCTACAATTGACCTTTTGATTAATCGCTTTAGTAACTTTGCTCATGTGAGCGAGGGGACGCCGCCCACGCCGCATCTGCCGATagggcagcagcaggaagagGTTTCTGACGGAGTGACAAACCCACCGGATATAACCGGCGTTTGGAATGTTGTCAAGGTGGAGATGCAAACGGAGGATGGAAAGATCACGCATCCTTGGGGAAGTGCGGTGTGTGGAGTGCTAGCGTACTTCCCAGAGGGTCAGTTCAGCATGCAGCTTACATCATATATGCGTCCACATTTGCGGCAACAGTTCGTGGATCGTGCCGTGAGAGAGGATCTGGTAGAAATGTGCAACTCGTACGCGGGCAGTTTCGGAAAGTATCAGATCAAGCCAGGGAGCAATATCATTACTCACAGGCTTCACGGCTGCCTCTGTCCGAATCTTACAGGAAGTACACAAAAGTATTTTTTTGAAGTTCgtgagaggaaagaaaatggggCTAAAGTGTTAAAACTTTTTACCGCGTGTAACGCGCTCCCAGGTGAAGACATCTCCGCACAAACCGTCCTCACATGGGAACGGACGGGTTCCTGCTAA